In the Rippkaea orientalis PCC 8801 genome, one interval contains:
- a CDS encoding 15,16-dihydrobiliverdin:ferredoxin oxidoreductase, with product MFQPFLQYLEKELFSRFALTSFPIASDLEFQISQRGKNPAMIESWCYQCPQLRKIRYTYINAGETAQIFNSVIYPSYQYDLPLLGIDFLAFGLKKILVVLDFQPLFRDSDYLEKYIEPIAPIREKYNELAQDLEMKFYDANQYFSPYLLFAKTDASTVINRLFPAYQEYLQLYWQLVEQAQPKTDPAEIERIVKAQKDYDQYSAERDPASGLFNSYFGHEWSSKFLHEFLFEDAVPVSVTAPSRNQ from the coding sequence ATGTTTCAGCCTTTCCTCCAATACCTAGAAAAAGAACTGTTCAGTCGCTTTGCTCTCACCAGTTTTCCCATTGCCTCAGACTTAGAATTTCAAATTAGTCAACGGGGGAAAAATCCCGCTATGATTGAAAGCTGGTGCTATCAATGTCCCCAGTTACGAAAAATTCGCTATACCTATATTAATGCTGGAGAAACTGCCCAAATTTTCAATAGTGTTATTTATCCTAGCTATCAATATGATTTGCCTTTACTGGGCATTGATTTTTTAGCCTTTGGGCTAAAAAAAATCTTAGTTGTTTTAGATTTTCAACCTCTGTTCCGTGACTCAGATTATTTAGAAAAATACATTGAACCCATAGCTCCTATTCGTGAGAAATACAATGAGTTGGCGCAAGATTTAGAAATGAAATTTTACGACGCTAATCAGTATTTTTCTCCCTATTTATTATTTGCCAAAACCGATGCCTCAACGGTTATTAATCGCCTCTTTCCCGCTTATCAAGAATATCTTCAATTATATTGGCAACTCGTAGAACAAGCCCAACCCAAGACAGATCCCGCTGAGATTGAACGAATCGTTAAAGCACAGAAAGATTACGACCAATATAGTGCGGAGCGAGATCCCGCATCTGGGCTATTTAATAGTTATTTTGGTCATGAATGGTCTAGTAAATTCCTTCATGAATTTTTGTTTGAAGATGCTGTTCCCGTCTCTGTTACTGCTCCTTCTAGAAACCAATAA
- a CDS encoding phycoerythrobilin:ferredoxin oxidoreductase, with protein sequence MTLYQPFLDHAISLMQDQLSLQPYPIPEGFERKEEITGKGKRLERVITTSYAFKSPKLRQIRAAHVQGGSSLQVLNFVIFPQLTYDLPFFGADLVTLPGGHLIALDMQPLFHDQAYQQQYTEPILALFKSYQQHLPWGGDFPEEAKPFFSPAFLWTRPQETEVVVTRVFEAFKDYLQAYLNFVEQAKLITDSQRLEEILQAQRRYIAYRANKDPARGMFTRLYGKAWTEEYIHGFLFDLERQLVAIS encoded by the coding sequence ATGACTTTGTACCAACCTTTTTTAGACCATGCTATTTCTCTAATGCAAGACCAACTTTCCTTGCAGCCCTATCCCATTCCTGAAGGGTTTGAGAGAAAAGAAGAGATCACAGGGAAGGGGAAAAGGCTCGAACGCGTTATCACTACTAGCTATGCCTTTAAATCTCCCAAACTAAGACAAATTCGAGCTGCTCACGTTCAAGGAGGCAGTTCCCTACAAGTTCTCAACTTCGTCATTTTCCCACAGTTAACTTATGATTTGCCCTTTTTTGGGGCAGATTTAGTGACTTTACCAGGGGGACACCTGATTGCTTTGGATATGCAGCCCCTCTTTCACGATCAGGCTTACCAGCAGCAATATACTGAACCTATCTTGGCTCTCTTTAAAAGCTACCAACAGCATTTACCCTGGGGGGGAGACTTTCCAGAAGAAGCAAAACCTTTCTTTTCTCCAGCCTTCTTGTGGACTCGTCCCCAAGAAACTGAAGTGGTAGTAACAAGAGTTTTTGAAGCTTTTAAGGACTATCTCCAAGCTTATTTGAATTTCGTAGAGCAAGCTAAACTAATTACTGATAGTCAAAGACTTGAAGAGATCCTCCAAGCACAAAGGCGTTACATTGCCTACCGCGCTAACAAAGATCCCGCACGGGGAATGTTTACCCGTCTCTATGGGAAAGCGTGGACAGAGGAGTATATTCATGGATTTCTCTTTGACTTGGAACGCCAATTGGTAGCAATTTCTTGA
- a CDS encoding nuclease-related domain-containing protein, which yields MESTSRSEEEIFNNLSELCSSPGYIHVIAFFSYKDNVISYNETLEVEDMLRQFSRHRLVRTEISTLIGLLIKQKIDWSLPSPEVFQSMIDKTISLLEEIHVSMYGNFFSNLDPQQIQEEGFNPFANATTLREPIFYGSESAYLFQYKDLLEKKYAKDIDWFLNNKGYTPNDVRHVTDCIIKIQNDKLLETLKNFSQKHPSNWTLLPGFCFTTHEISSRLTSIEEKSVKSILDSFSILSDRKNNESFKSLGDFNRSNAYPIIKYGEDQYLLFQVYSLAEAYYETPFFWFNEDKSYKNLAMKHRGDFTEEFAKERLQLVFGKENVLSNIDIFDNKENKAGEIDVLVVFANRAIILQAKSKKLTLASRKGNDKCLKDDFKKAIQDSYNQGYTCAGLINNKSYRLCVSDSEEQLVNRDFKEIYIFCVVSDHYPALSFQARQFLKYHQTKKILPPFVMDVFLLDVMTEMLQSPLQFLNYINRRVLYGERILASNELTILSYHLKNNLWISNEYDLFTLDDNISTDLDLAMTVRRTELKGNETPDGILTRFQETTVGKLIAQIEHLEVPITIDLGFMLLHLNEETLYQISNRHLHNLIK from the coding sequence GTGGAAAGCACCAGCCGATCCGAAGAGGAGATTTTTAACAATCTTTCAGAACTTTGCTCAAGCCCTGGATATATTCATGTTATCGCCTTTTTTAGTTACAAAGATAATGTTATTAGCTACAACGAAACATTAGAAGTAGAAGATATGCTACGTCAGTTTTCTAGGCATCGACTTGTAAGAACTGAAATTTCAACATTAATTGGTTTGCTTATCAAACAAAAAATTGATTGGTCGCTTCCTTCTCCAGAAGTCTTTCAGTCTATGATAGACAAGACAATTTCTCTTCTAGAAGAAATTCACGTTTCGATGTATGGTAATTTTTTCTCTAATCTAGATCCCCAACAAATTCAAGAAGAGGGATTTAATCCATTTGCCAATGCTACTACTCTGAGAGAACCTATATTTTACGGTAGTGAGTCTGCATACTTATTTCAATATAAAGATCTTTTGGAAAAGAAATATGCTAAAGATATTGATTGGTTTTTAAATAATAAAGGTTACACTCCTAATGATGTCCGTCACGTCACCGATTGCATAATAAAAATTCAAAATGACAAGTTATTAGAAACTCTAAAAAATTTCTCCCAAAAGCATCCAAGTAATTGGACTCTTCTTCCAGGATTTTGTTTTACTACTCATGAAATTAGCTCACGTTTAACTAGTATAGAGGAAAAAAGTGTTAAGTCTATATTAGATTCATTCTCGATCTTATCTGATAGAAAAAATAATGAAAGCTTTAAATCGTTAGGAGACTTTAACCGATCAAATGCCTATCCAATTATAAAATATGGCGAAGATCAATACCTATTGTTTCAAGTTTATAGTCTTGCTGAAGCCTATTATGAGACTCCTTTCTTTTGGTTTAATGAAGATAAATCATATAAAAACTTAGCGATGAAACATAGAGGAGACTTCACTGAAGAATTTGCAAAAGAAAGATTACAATTAGTTTTTGGAAAAGAAAACGTCTTATCGAATATTGATATTTTTGATAATAAAGAGAACAAAGCAGGAGAAATTGATGTACTTGTTGTATTTGCAAATAGGGCGATAATTTTACAAGCAAAATCTAAAAAACTCACGTTAGCATCTAGGAAAGGTAATGATAAGTGTTTAAAAGATGACTTTAAAAAAGCAATACAAGATTCATACAACCAAGGATACACTTGTGCCGGTTTAATCAATAACAAAAGTTATAGACTGTGTGTTTCTGATTCTGAAGAACAATTAGTCAATAGAGATTTTAAAGAAATCTATATTTTTTGTGTAGTTTCTGACCATTATCCTGCCCTTAGTTTTCAAGCACGTCAATTCCTGAAATATCATCAGACAAAAAAGATTTTACCTCCATTTGTTATGGATGTCTTTCTACTTGATGTAATGACAGAAATGTTACAATCTCCACTACAATTTCTTAACTATATTAATCGGAGAGTTTTATACGGAGAAAGAATACTTGCTTCAAACGAACTAACAATTCTCTCATATCATTTAAAGAACAATTTATGGATAAGTAACGAGTATGATTTATTCACTTTAGATGATAATATATCTACTGATCTCGATCTTGCGATGACAGTACGTCGTACAGAATTAAAAGGGAATGAAACGCCTGATGGCATACTTACAAGATTTCAAGAAACAACAGTAGGAAAATTAATTGCACAGATCGAGCATTTAGAAGTTCCCATAACCATAGACCTTGGTTTTATGTTGTTACACTTGAATGAAGAAACACTTTATCAAATAAGTAATAGACATCTCCATAATTTAATCAAATAG
- the cpeB gene encoding C-phycoerythrin subunit beta, with amino-acid sequence MLDAFSKAVVSADASTKPVTDINALKAFVASGNRRLDAVNAIASNASCMVSDAVAGMICENQGLIQAGGNCYPNRRMAACLRDAEIILRYVTYALLAGDASVLDDRCLNGLKETYAALGVPATSTVRAVQIMKAQAAAHIKDQPSESLAGSKLRIMGAPVVEDRCASLVAEASSYFDRVISVLS; translated from the coding sequence ATGCTTGACGCTTTTTCAAAAGCTGTAGTTTCAGCCGATGCCAGCACCAAACCCGTCACTGACATTAATGCCCTCAAAGCTTTCGTTGCTAGTGGCAACAGACGTTTAGATGCCGTTAATGCCATTGCTAGTAATGCCAGCTGTATGGTTTCCGATGCAGTTGCTGGAATGATCTGCGAAAACCAAGGTTTAATTCAAGCTGGTGGAAACTGCTATCCTAACCGTCGTATGGCTGCTTGCTTACGGGATGCTGAAATCATTTTACGTTATGTAACCTACGCCCTATTAGCTGGTGATGCTTCCGTTCTCGATGATCGCTGTCTCAATGGTCTCAAAGAAACCTATGCAGCCTTAGGAGTTCCTGCTACCTCGACCGTGCGTGCTGTTCAAATCATGAAAGCTCAAGCTGCTGCTCACATCAAAGACCAACCCAGTGAATCCCTTGCGGGGTCTAAATTGCGTATTATGGGAGCTCCTGTAGTAGAAGATCGTTGCGCTAGCCTAGTTGCTGAAGCATCTAGCTATTTCGACCGCGTGATTTCTGTTCTGAGCTAG
- a CDS encoding HEAT repeat domain-containing protein: MTGLIVLTQEQTDKLLEKVTEEISLKTFNFKDQSILKSLVECLGDTRGMTRLRAAQTLGEIGQPATPFLLDALANHSNVVVRRAAAKTLTLIADPQTIPQLIESFLNDEDTVVQGSSVGALARMGEAGVFPLLNILGSPDVPESAKGHAAWALAFIGPQAKQHLNQAVSHDSPVVRAAVVGAIAKVAASEPDQELLDILVNSLSDPDSNVRCETAAVLGNLTYQPAIPKLVELLHHVDEETRKSAALSLMKIGDPQVIEALREANNSESATTVQSIIKLAISQLEI, from the coding sequence ATGACAGGTTTAATTGTGTTAACTCAGGAACAAACAGATAAGTTACTTGAGAAGGTTACTGAGGAAATTAGCCTAAAAACTTTTAACTTTAAGGATCAGAGTATTTTGAAGTCTCTAGTTGAATGTTTAGGCGATACGCGAGGCATGACTCGACTGCGTGCTGCACAAACTCTGGGGGAAATTGGTCAACCAGCAACCCCTTTTTTGTTGGACGCTTTAGCTAATCACTCAAATGTCGTTGTTAGAAGGGCTGCAGCTAAAACTTTAACCCTGATTGCCGATCCCCAGACTATTCCCCAGTTAATCGAATCTTTCCTCAATGATGAAGATACTGTGGTTCAAGGCTCATCAGTTGGAGCCTTGGCTAGAATGGGGGAAGCTGGAGTTTTCCCTTTGCTGAACATCTTAGGCTCACCAGATGTTCCAGAAAGTGCTAAAGGTCATGCAGCTTGGGCTTTAGCCTTTATTGGACCCCAAGCTAAACAACACCTAAATCAGGCAGTTTCCCATGACTCCCCAGTTGTTCGCGCTGCTGTTGTCGGGGCAATAGCCAAAGTAGCTGCCTCTGAACCCGATCAAGAACTATTGGATATCCTAGTCAACTCTCTCAGTGATCCCGACTCAAATGTACGCTGTGAAACAGCAGCAGTCTTAGGAAACCTGACTTATCAACCTGCTATTCCTAAACTTGTTGAGTTATTACATCATGTTGATGAAGAAACTAGAAAATCGGCAGCATTATCCTTGATGAAGATTGGAGATCCTCAAGTTATAGAAGCTTTACGAGAAGCTAACAACTCTGAATCGGCAACAACAGTTCAGTCAATCATCAAATTAGCAATTTCTCAACTTGAAATATAA
- a CDS encoding HEAT repeat domain-containing protein translates to MTTDSLFNRLKHPNPHLRDSAMFEIAESRDENTIPRLISILDEEDTTYRRAAVKTLGVIGVDAVPSVVESLLHSENVTVRGSAAKVLAQIAVNYPNLPFPEAGLQGLKAAINDPNPVVYIASIMALGQMGTAAYEILLESLKTTDNVAVQVAIVNALASIGEPKCAEVLTTLANNELVDSYVRQSATSALSRLDLVINFNTSSPERRV, encoded by the coding sequence ATGACAACAGATTCTTTATTTAACAGACTAAAACACCCTAACCCTCATCTACGGGATTCGGCCATGTTTGAAATTGCCGAGTCCCGCGACGAAAATACGATTCCTCGTCTGATCAGTATTTTGGATGAAGAGGATACGACTTATCGTCGAGCAGCCGTTAAAACATTAGGGGTAATTGGGGTAGATGCTGTCCCCTCGGTGGTTGAGTCCTTGCTGCATAGTGAAAATGTAACTGTACGAGGAAGTGCCGCCAAAGTCTTGGCACAGATTGCTGTTAATTATCCGAATTTACCTTTTCCTGAAGCTGGTTTGCAGGGATTAAAGGCTGCCATCAATGACCCCAATCCTGTGGTTTATATTGCATCAATAATGGCGTTAGGTCAAATGGGGACAGCGGCCTACGAAATTTTGTTGGAGTCGTTGAAGACAACAGATAACGTCGCGGTGCAGGTGGCAATTGTTAACGCACTTGCTTCGATTGGAGAGCCGAAGTGTGCTGAAGTCCTCACAACACTTGCCAATAATGAATTAGTCGATTCCTATGTACGCCAATCAGCTACGAGTGCTTTATCTCGTTTGGATTTAGTAATCAACTTTAACACTTCCTCTCCTGAACGCAGAGTTTGA
- a CDS encoding phycobilisome protein produces MSSQLSEKAKQLIPKAKIMGFKRWKSSDSDEILQIFQQADDQGRYLTDLELTRIEAFSPERSSAVKKAKILREKADLIVNYAREKVLTTYPEITELGGTLYPPERAEACWRDFWHFLRCITYAIAGNSPQFTSQEGLENMQLLYQELQVPLDAMICGLKNLKTYSLQQFNPEEQQELAPYFDHLISHLACTNVF; encoded by the coding sequence ATGAGTAGCCAATTAAGCGAAAAAGCTAAACAATTAATTCCCAAAGCCAAAATTATGGGTTTTAAGCGTTGGAAAAGCTCAGATTCAGATGAAATACTACAAATTTTTCAGCAAGCAGATGATCAAGGACGCTATCTGACGGATCTGGAGTTAACACGGATTGAAGCTTTTTCTCCAGAGCGGTCATCTGCTGTTAAAAAAGCGAAAATTTTGCGAGAAAAAGCCGATTTAATCGTTAATTACGCTAGAGAAAAAGTTCTAACAACCTATCCTGAAATTACGGAGTTAGGAGGAACCCTTTACCCCCCTGAACGAGCCGAAGCTTGCTGGCGAGATTTCTGGCATTTTCTGCGCTGTATTACTTATGCAATTGCGGGAAACAGTCCTCAATTTACCAGCCAAGAAGGACTAGAAAATATGCAATTACTCTATCAAGAATTACAGGTTCCCCTTGACGCTATGATTTGCGGCTTAAAAAACTTAAAAACTTACAGCTTGCAGCAATTCAACCCTGAAGAACAGCAGGAATTAGCACCTTATTTTGACCATTTAATTAGTCATCTCGCTTGTACCAATGTGTTCTAG
- the cpeA gene encoding C-phycoerythrin subunit alpha, whose amino-acid sequence MKSVVTTVIAAADAAGRFPSTSDLESVQGSIQRAAARLEAAEKLGNNLDAVAKEAYDACIKKYPYLNNAGEANSTDTFKAKCARDIKHYLRLIQYCLVVGGTGPLDEWGIAGQREVYRALGLPTAPYVEALSFARNRGCAPRDMSQQALVEYNALLDYAINSLS is encoded by the coding sequence ATGAAATCAGTTGTTACCACCGTTATTGCCGCTGCTGATGCAGCTGGCCGTTTTCCCAGTACCTCAGACTTGGAATCTGTTCAAGGGTCTATCCAACGCGCTGCTGCTCGTCTTGAAGCGGCTGAAAAGTTAGGGAATAATCTCGATGCTGTTGCTAAAGAAGCTTATGATGCTTGCATCAAGAAATATCCTTACTTAAACAATGCTGGTGAAGCCAACTCCACCGATACCTTCAAGGCTAAGTGCGCTCGTGATATCAAACACTATCTGCGTCTAATTCAATATTGCTTAGTTGTTGGTGGTACTGGTCCTCTTGATGAGTGGGGTATTGCTGGTCAACGTGAAGTTTATCGCGCTTTAGGATTACCTACCGCTCCTTACGTTGAAGCTCTGAGCTTTGCTCGTAATCGTGGTTGTGCTCCTCGTGATATGTCTCAGCAAGCATTAGTTGAGTACAATGCACTTCTTGACTACGCTATTAATTCCTTATCCTAG
- a CDS encoding IS4 family transposase, whose protein sequence is MDFLPFYQDYLQNALSKSKFLLLRILIWLLQVHKQVRIERLAAYLPLPILYESRRKKIQRFLVEPCLSLVLLWFPLIKLIVEREFKPGSRLTLVLDRTQWQDKNVFMISVVWRKRAFPIYWQILEKKGSSNVKEQIALIRPVLKLFADYELLILGDREFHGVELSYWLKKRNRTAKNPIYFAFRERKNVYIRRSKKNQKRFQDLTLTPGVKVFEKNIFITKQKGFGRFNVLAYQKRKYRNHQEEEPWFIITNLDNPSEVIKYYKIRGGIEAMFRDYKSGGYNLEGSKANIHRLTNLILLIAIAYTLSALKGKSIKNRGYQKYISRLTEPKRQVRRHSEFWVGLYGQSWVLAWDFCYLFVEQIMRINLHKINEYNRGLKALSAIS, encoded by the coding sequence ATGGATTTTTTGCCTTTCTATCAGGACTATTTACAAAACGCATTATCAAAAAGTAAATTTTTACTTTTACGAATATTAATATGGCTTTTACAAGTTCATAAACAAGTTAGAATAGAACGGTTAGCGGCTTATCTTCCTCTTCCTATTCTATACGAAAGTCGTAGAAAGAAGATTCAAAGATTTTTAGTCGAACCGTGCTTAAGCCTTGTCTTATTATGGTTTCCTCTGATAAAATTAATAGTAGAACGAGAATTTAAACCAGGAAGTCGTTTAACTTTAGTTTTGGATAGGACTCAGTGGCAGGATAAAAATGTGTTCATGATTAGTGTAGTTTGGAGAAAGAGAGCCTTCCCTATTTACTGGCAAATTCTAGAGAAAAAAGGAAGCAGCAACGTCAAAGAACAAATCGCTTTAATCCGACCGGTCTTGAAATTATTTGCCGACTATGAGTTATTAATTTTAGGGGATAGGGAGTTTCATGGGGTAGAATTATCTTATTGGTTAAAGAAACGAAACCGAACGGCTAAAAATCCCATCTATTTTGCTTTTCGAGAAAGGAAAAATGTCTACATTAGAAGAAGTAAGAAGAATCAAAAACGCTTTCAAGATTTAACCCTGACCCCAGGAGTCAAAGTTTTTGAAAAAAACATTTTTATCACCAAGCAAAAAGGGTTTGGTCGCTTTAATGTATTGGCTTATCAGAAGAGAAAATATAGAAACCATCAGGAAGAAGAACCTTGGTTTATTATAACCAATTTAGATAACCCATCCGAAGTCATAAAATATTATAAAATCAGAGGTGGAATTGAAGCTATGTTTCGAGATTATAAGAGTGGAGGATATAATCTCGAAGGGAGTAAAGCTAATATTCATCGACTTACTAACTTGATTTTATTAATAGCTATTGCTTATACTTTATCGGCTTTAAAAGGGAAGTCAATTAAAAATAGAGGATATCAAAAGTATATATCTAGACTAACAGAACCGAAAAGACAAGTCAGAAGACATAGTGAATTTTGGGTAGGGCTATATGGACAAAGTTGGGTCTTAGCCTGGGATTTCTGTTACTTGTTTGTTGAACAAATTATGAGAATTAACCTTCACAAAATTAATGAATATAACCGAGGTTTAAAAGCCTTATCTGCTATTAGTTAA
- a CDS encoding transposase family protein gives MESYTWGHIHKYPKQTKRLLGIDYQQLEQLIALGKLLHQENKEKIEKTKIRINQPGSGTYSKLSEEEQIVLMLVYLRHNISFQILGLLFQVSESTAHNIFSYWQKLFEGELPSSLLEQVKKFQEEEEIIQEQLTDYELIVDSSEQPIERPSDCQEQKKYYSGKQQRHTLKNQFIVLPKAQDIIDVVMGKPGPMSDIKICRQTLSKFDVQQTFSGDKAYIGETQIKTPYKKPKKGELTESQKKENKALSSNRIFVEHLIRVVKVFKVVQERFRLQKSRYKSVLLTVCGLVRLRIGSLILRIIESEKSGEVIDVKMSHSFISKLDFVSLNPD, from the coding sequence ATGGAAAGTTACACTTGGGGACATATTCACAAATATCCTAAACAAACAAAAAGATTATTAGGAATTGACTATCAACAATTAGAACAATTGATTGCCCTTGGGAAGCTTCTCCATCAGGAAAATAAAGAAAAAATTGAGAAAACAAAAATTAGAATTAATCAACCAGGAAGCGGAACTTATTCTAAATTATCAGAAGAAGAACAAATTGTTCTAATGTTAGTTTATCTAAGACATAATATAAGTTTTCAAATCTTAGGGCTGCTCTTTCAAGTTAGTGAATCAACGGCTCATAATATCTTTAGCTATTGGCAAAAACTTTTTGAAGGAGAGTTACCGTCAAGTTTGTTAGAACAAGTAAAAAAGTTCCAAGAAGAAGAAGAGATAATTCAAGAACAATTAACTGATTATGAATTGATTGTAGACAGTTCAGAACAGCCAATTGAAAGACCCTCAGACTGTCAAGAACAAAAAAAATATTATTCAGGTAAGCAGCAAAGACATACTTTAAAAAATCAATTTATTGTGTTACCAAAAGCTCAAGATATCATTGATGTAGTAATGGGAAAACCTGGTCCAATGAGTGACATAAAAATATGTCGTCAAACTTTAAGTAAATTCGATGTTCAACAAACTTTTAGTGGAGATAAAGCTTATATTGGAGAAACTCAAATCAAAACTCCCTATAAAAAACCTAAGAAGGGAGAATTAACAGAAAGTCAAAAGAAAGAAAATAAAGCTTTATCATCTAATCGGATTTTTGTTGAGCATTTAATTAGAGTTGTCAAAGTATTTAAAGTTGTTCAAGAAAGATTTAGATTACAGAAAAGTCGATATAAATCAGTTCTATTAACCGTTTGTGGATTAGTTCGTTTGAGAATTGGTTCCCTAATTTTACGAATAATAGAATCCGAGAAATCAGGTGAGGTAATTGACGTTAAGATGAGCCATAGTTTTATCTCAAAATTAGATTTTGTGTCTTTAAACCCTGATTAA
- a CDS encoding HEAT repeat domain-containing protein has protein sequence MDKRFFNFFNLTEDQAITLLDTPQDQIKENDSRYIAASHLVNFPTERAINALMRAVQNNEPSLDNRIVRRKSIETLGRLEAKQALSVIHSCLNDDDCYTVENAVWAIGEIGTTDDAILEDIAQLLKKPGQTHRVIIHTLTKLNYQPALEQIRPFVDNPDPPTASAAIASVCRFTKDYSQMEKVVALLRHPNVLARRLSIQDLIDSRYYDAIANIARCPVSLVFRLRGIRMLAEAGIPTAEISFEMIQPHLEQTLRDHPDDLDLVHSYEKTPDLTILLQTLYETDFGRCYLASKTILDHYSDIAPEALLATYSQEAKSDYGAHYHVIKLLGWLKYAPAYDLLLEALHNRQPQFQKSRSAAAIALGELGVKKAIPVLQASLYEQNWVLKYAALIALEKLGSEGGHEILINDPDWLIQRICESPHPQR, from the coding sequence ATGGATAAACGCTTTTTTAACTTCTTCAATCTGACGGAAGACCAGGCGATCACTCTTTTAGATACTCCTCAAGACCAAATTAAAGAAAACGATTCTCGCTACATTGCTGCCTCCCATTTGGTTAACTTTCCCACAGAACGCGCTATCAATGCCTTGATGCGGGCAGTACAAAACAACGAACCCTCTCTCGATAATCGCATCGTACGCAGAAAGTCCATAGAGACCCTAGGAAGACTGGAGGCGAAACAAGCCTTGTCCGTCATTCACAGCTGTTTAAACGATGACGACTGCTACACAGTAGAAAATGCCGTCTGGGCAATCGGAGAAATTGGAACAACTGACGACGCTATTCTCGAAGATATCGCTCAGTTGCTGAAGAAACCTGGGCAAACGCACCGCGTTATTATCCATACCCTGACCAAGTTAAATTATCAACCTGCCCTGGAGCAAATTCGCCCTTTTGTCGATAACCCTGACCCCCCAACCGCCAGTGCAGCTATTGCTTCAGTCTGTCGTTTTACCAAGGATTATTCTCAGATGGAAAAAGTAGTAGCCCTGTTGAGACACCCGAATGTCTTAGCAAGGCGGCTGTCTATTCAGGATTTGATCGATTCTCGTTACTACGATGCCATTGCCAATATTGCCCGATGTCCCGTCTCCTTAGTGTTTCGACTTCGGGGTATTCGGATGCTGGCAGAAGCAGGTATTCCCACGGCGGAAATCTCCTTTGAAATGATTCAACCCCATTTAGAACAGACGTTGCGAGATCATCCCGATGATTTGGACTTAGTACATAGCTATGAGAAAACGCCTGATTTAACGATTTTGCTGCAGACATTATATGAAACGGATTTTGGACGATGCTATCTGGCTAGTAAAACAATTCTCGACCATTATTCAGACATCGCCCCCGAAGCCCTATTGGCGACTTATAGCCAAGAAGCCAAGAGTGATTATGGAGCTCATTATCATGTGATCAAACTATTGGGCTGGTTGAAATATGCTCCAGCCTATGATTTACTGCTAGAAGCCTTACATAATCGTCAACCTCAATTTCAGAAATCACGGTCTGCCGCAGCGATTGCCTTGGGAGAACTGGGGGTGAAAAAGGCTATTCCCGTTTTACAAGCCAGCCTCTATGAACAAAACTGGGTTTTAAAATACGCTGCGTTGATCGCACTTGAAAAACTAGGCTCTGAGGGCGGTCATGAAATTTTAATCAACGACCCCGACTGGTTGATTCAACGAATCTGCGAGAGTCCCCACCCTCAGCGATAG